In Conger conger chromosome 12, fConCon1.1, whole genome shotgun sequence, one DNA window encodes the following:
- the zcchc9 gene encoding zinc finger CCHC domain-containing protein 9, which translates to MTRWARANNVHKNKPAEATPWSQLKATGAAAERGGPRSRGRSGPYGRTADPLRKTQTGQGGKKPNKKKKDYDNVDVNGFLEYLQQTGKPLPRGPPGAPGVEEALREEVEMALKKDKRREDRRIKRQNIKKNSMLCFNCRKPGHGLADCPEADNDEEMGRGICYRCGSTEHEIQRCRAKVDPAVGDHPYAKCFICSQTGHLSRACPDNPKGMYAAGGCCRVCGSVEHFQKDCPEHQGSTNALTVGRLSDRMSADHQDVHVPVKKVKPKQAKVVVF; encoded by the exons ATGACGCGCTGGGCTCGAGCCAACaatgttcacaaaaacaaacctgCCGAGGCCACTCCCTGGAGCCAGCTGAAGGCAACAGGGGCCGCAGCGGAGAGAGGTGGTCCGAGGAGTCGTGGTCGTAGTGGTCCTTACGGCCGGACAGCAGACCCCCTTCGGAAGACTCAGACAGGCCAGGGGGGGAAGAAGCccaacaagaagaagaaggactATGACAATGTGGATGTGAACGGCTTTCTTGAGTACCTGCAACAGACAGGCAAGCCACTGCCACGTGGGCCCCCAGGTGCCCCTGGAGTGGAGGAAGCACTGCgggaggaggtggagatggCACTGAAGAAGGACAAGAGGAGGGAGGACAGAAGGATAAAGAGGCAGAACATCAAGAAGAATTCCATG ctgtgctttaactgcaggaAGCCGGGCCATGGGCTGGCCGACTGCCCCGAGGCCGATAACGACGAGGAGATGGGGCGGGGCATCTGCTACCGCTGCGGCTCCACGGAGCACGAGATCCAGAGGTGCAGGGCCAAAGTGGACCCCGCTGTGG GAGATCACCCGTACGCCAAATGTTTCATATGCAGTCAGACTGGCCATCTGTCCAGAGCCTGTCCTGATAACCCCAAGGGCATGTATGCAGCAG GGGGCTGCTGTCGAGTCTGCGGTTCAGTGGAACACTTTCAGAAAGACTGTCCAGAGCACCAGGGCTCAA CGAACGCGCTCACGGTGGGCCGATTATCCGACCGCATGAGCGCCGACCACCAGGACGTTCACGTTCCGGTTAAGAAGGTCAAGCCCAAGCAGGCCAAGGTGGTGGTCTTCTGA